In Candidatus Coatesbacteria bacterium, the genomic stretch GGACCTAGAAATTCCAGCCGATATAAAACTGGAACTCGGGGTCGCGCTCGACCTCCTCGAAATCGGTCAACCAGGCCAGATCGAAGCGCAGGGCCAAGTAGCGCGCCAGGCCGACGCGAAAGCCGATACCGAAGTTGCCGGACAGGCCGGGGAAGTCCTGATCGGCGTCCCAGGCGGCGGCGGCGTCGAAGAACAGCGCCCCCTGAACCTCGTAGAAGGTCAAGGCCCCGACGGGCAGCCCGAGGGCGATATAGTCGAACAGGGGGAAGCGCCACTCGAGGTTGCCCATCGCCAAGCGGGTGCCGTGGAAGTGGCCGTAGGGGTAGCCGCGCATGGACATCGAGCCGCCGAAGTAGGCCCGCCGGGCGTCCTCGCCCTCGGCCAGGCGGCCGATCAGGCGGGCGGCCAGGGTGGTCTTGCGGCTGGTGCGCAGGTAGTAGCGCACATCACCCCACAGGCTGTAGTAGGCGCTCTTGCCGTTGGTCAGATCGAAGGTCTGACCTGCCTGGAGGTTGACGCGCATCCCGTCGATCGGCCCGATCATGTCCCAGAGGGTGGTGTCGTAGACGAAGGAGAGATAGCCCGAGCCCAGCAGACGGCTGTTCCAGTCCTCGCCCAGGTAGTCGTAGCGCTCGGACTGGCGCAGGACCAGGTTGCTCTCCAGCCGAGTGTAGCGGTTGAAGGGGTAGCTGAGTACGCCGACGCCGCCGTAGCGCCGCTCGAAGTAGGGCTGCTCGACGGTGTAGTCGTAGTAGTCGTCGACGTAGTGGAAGCCGCCGACGCCCCAGTTGAGCCGCCGGGAGAGATTGAGGTAGGTGCCGGCGACGTTGAGGTACTCGAAGAAGCCGGCCGTCGAGCTGCCGACGGAGTAGAGCTGGAGGATGATCCGCTGGTCGCCGGTCAGGTCGGTCAAGCCGACGGCGGTGCCCAGGCCGGTGCCGAACTCGGGGTCGTAGGCCGTGTCGGCGCGGATGACGTCGAGGGTGAACTCGGTCTCGTAGGGGGCGATCTCGGCGGCGATGTCCACGGTCTGCAGCGGGGCCACCCCGCCGCTTTCACCGACGGCGGCGACGCTCTCCCCGGCCGGCGCCGGGGCCAGTTCATCGACACGGTAGACGCCGAAGCCGTGGCCGACCAGGCCCTCGCAGAGCAGGTCCCCGGCCGGAGTGAAGCCGCCGCGGAAGGCCCCGGAGTAGAGCCGGGTCATCCGGGTCAACGAGCCATCGTCTTCCCGGCGGTAGAGATCGGCGGCGCCGTCGCGGTCGGAGAAGAAGTACAGCCGATCCTGGGCGTCGTAGACCGGCGCGCGGTCGGCGTAAGCACCCGTGGTGAGCTGTTCGAGTTCCCCCGTCGCCGGATCCAGCCGCCAGAGGTGGCGGTGGGGTGAGTACTCGCCGTCGGCCCGGTTCGAGGAGAAGACGATTCCGCCGTTCGGCGTGATCACCGGCTCACCGTCGAAGTAAAAATCCTCGGTCAACCGGGTGACGCGCCAGTCGGGCAGTTCGACGCGGTAGAGGTCGGCGCGTCCGGCCTCGTCAAGACCGCTGACGTAGAGCTCGTCGCCGGTCAGGGCCGGGGAGTAGAGGTTTACCACCCCGGGCAGGGGACGGCGCCAACGCACCTCGTCGGCGTCGACGTCATAGCAGATCAGCTCGTCGCGACCCCCTGTGGCGGCGGAGAAAACCACCCGGCCGTCGTCGGCGGCCAGATCGCTGGTGAACATGTGCAGGGACTCGAGGCTGGGGTTGCGCTCGGCGGTCAGCAAGCGCTCGGCGGCTTCGGGCTCCTCGAGCGGCGCCCAGAACAGGGCCTGGTAGCCGTAGTAGTTGGAGAGGAAGCAGTAGCCGGGCTCGCCGTTACGCTCGACGTAGACCGGCGACAGGGCGATCTCCTCTTCGCCGGTCAGCCGCTCGCCGATCTCGTCCAGACTGTGCCGCTCGGCGATCTGGGGGAAGTAGCGCCGCTTGACCCAGCGCCGCCAGTCCTCGTCGAACTCGTCGAAGGCGACGCCCAGCACGTCCGCGACGACGTCATCGAAGTACTCGTGGGTGTAGCTGCGCCGCAGCAGCTCGACCAGGGCGTCCTCGCCGAAGCGCTCGGCGATGTAGACGCAGGCCGACTGTCCCTCCTTGTAGAGCAGGAACACCGGCCCGGCGCCGATCAGCTTGCGCAGGGAGACCAGACGCTCCTCGAGGACCAGGTCGCGCATGTAGATCGCCAGCTCCGCTGAATCGCCGTCGGAGAAGTACTCGGCTAGCCCCTCGGAAAACCAGAGGTGGGGCGTGCCGTAGCTGGTGTCGCCCCGGGCCATGACATTGTCGCGCAGCACATCGAAGGCGAAGACGTGGACCAGCTCGTGGGTCAGCGTTGACGAGAAGGCCGCCAGGTCGCCGTTGTTGGGCATCACCACCCGGCCCTTGCGGAACTCGGTGAAACCGCCGACGGACTCGGGCAGCAGCATGTCGATGGTGTTGGTCTGCTGAAAGCTGGGGCCGTTGGAGTAGACGAACAGGGGAATGCGGCCCTTGACCAGGTGGCCGAAGCGCAGGGCCAGCTCGCGGAAGGCCGTTTCCGCCAGGGCGGCGGTGCGCTCGGCCAGCTCGCGCTCCTCGGGATAGAAGTGGACGTCGAAATGCTCCGTGGTCAGCACCCGCCAATCGAAAGCGCGGTAGCTGACCTTGTTCTGGCCGAAGCTGGAATAGGACGCCGCCGGAGCGGTCCCCAGCAGCAGCAAGGCGATCAGCAACCAACGGAGCTGTCCACGGTTTAGCGGCATTGTTCCTCGCGGCCCGTCGGCTTCGTCCGCAGGCCCGGGCCATAGGCCTCCGTCACCATAAGATAGCAGAAAAATCGCCGTCCGGCGAGGGCTGTTCCCGAAACGATGAATTCCCGAGGCTCAGGTCGGTAATTAAACGTCAGCAAGCGCCCCCGGGTTCCCGGCTCAGGCCTCGAGCCGGCGCAGGGCCTCGGCCGGAGCCAGGCGGGCCGCCCGGCGCGCCGGTAGCCAGGCCGCCAGCACCGCCACGCCGACGGCCACGCCCCAGCCGCCGAGCAGCAGCCACCAGGGCAGGTAGAAGAAAGTCTCGGGCATGAAGCTGAAGTCGGGAAGGTGGCTGCGCAGCAGATGGTCGCCCAGCTCGCTCAAGCCCCAGCCCGCCAAGACGCCGACGGCGCCGTTGACCGCGCCGACCACGGCGGCCTCGCCGAGCAGCAGGCCGCGGATGTCGCCCCGGGTGCAGCCCAGGCAGCGCAGCAGGCCGATCTCGGCGCTGCGCTCGGTGACGATGAGGCTGAAGTTGTTGAAAATGCTGAAGGCGGCGATCAACAGCATCAGCACGCCGACGACGGCCAGCACGG encodes the following:
- a CDS encoding BamA/TamA family outer membrane protein, translating into MPLNRGQLRWLLIALLLLGTAPAASYSSFGQNKVSYRAFDWRVLTTEHFDVHFYPEERELAERTAALAETAFRELALRFGHLVKGRIPLFVYSNGPSFQQTNTIDMLLPESVGGFTEFRKGRVVMPNNGDLAAFSSTLTHELVHVFAFDVLRDNVMARGDTSYGTPHLWFSEGLAEYFSDGDSAELAIYMRDLVLEERLVSLRKLIGAGPVFLLYKEGQSACVYIAERFGEDALVELLRRSYTHEYFDDVVADVLGVAFDEFDEDWRRWVKRRYFPQIAERHSLDEIGERLTGEEEIALSPVYVERNGEPGYCFLSNYYGYQALFWAPLEEPEAAERLLTAERNPSLESLHMFTSDLAADDGRVVFSAATGGRDELICYDVDADEVRWRRPLPGVVNLYSPALTGDELYVSGLDEAGRADLYRVELPDWRVTRLTEDFYFDGEPVITPNGGIVFSSNRADGEYSPHRHLWRLDPATGELEQLTTGAYADRAPVYDAQDRLYFFSDRDGAADLYRREDDGSLTRMTRLYSGAFRGGFTPAGDLLCEGLVGHGFGVYRVDELAPAPAGESVAAVGESGGVAPLQTVDIAAEIAPYETEFTLDVIRADTAYDPEFGTGLGTAVGLTDLTGDQRIILQLYSVGSSTAGFFEYLNVAGTYLNLSRRLNWGVGGFHYVDDYYDYTVEQPYFERRYGGVGVLSYPFNRYTRLESNLVLRQSERYDYLGEDWNSRLLGSGYLSFVYDTTLWDMIGPIDGMRVNLQAGQTFDLTNGKSAYYSLWGDVRYYLRTSRKTTLAARLIGRLAEGEDARRAYFGGSMSMRGYPYGHFHGTRLAMGNLEWRFPLFDYIALGLPVGALTFYEVQGALFFDAAAAWDADQDFPGLSGNFGIGFRVGLARYLALRFDLAWLTDFEEVERDPEFQFYIGWNF